In one window of uncultured Acetobacteroides sp. DNA:
- the mreC gene encoding rod shape-determining protein MreC, giving the protein MGNLLRFLIKYQVIFLFLLFETLSLALLVNSTYFQRAKVVSYTSDMTNVINGHITSFLQYLHLKEINTSLAEENARLKNQLDWYLAKDTLIKRTSIDSTRGLRYSYIMADVVNNSTSKQHNYITLNRGTAQGVRSEMGVMSSDGIVGVILSTSKNYATVVSLLNLNFKVSARLKRTGYFGSLSWDGKDARFMNLSDIPQQAKIKIGDTIETTGYSTIFPEGVFVGIVDSYKVQGGNFFQLKVRLKCDFKKLRYVQVISDFRKREKETLESAVANEE; this is encoded by the coding sequence ATGGGTAACTTACTGAGGTTCTTAATAAAGTATCAGGTAATTTTTCTTTTTTTGCTATTTGAGACTTTATCTCTTGCCTTGCTGGTGAATAGTACCTATTTCCAAAGAGCAAAAGTAGTAAGCTATACAAGTGATATGACCAATGTTATCAATGGTCATATCACTAGTTTTTTGCAGTACCTTCATCTTAAGGAGATAAATACCTCGTTAGCGGAGGAGAATGCACGGCTAAAGAACCAACTCGATTGGTATCTGGCTAAAGATACTCTGATAAAGCGAACCAGCATCGACTCTACTCGTGGGCTTAGGTATAGCTACATAATGGCAGATGTTGTAAATAACTCTACCAGCAAGCAGCATAACTACATCACCCTTAACCGAGGAACGGCCCAAGGAGTTCGTTCTGAAATGGGGGTTATGTCGAGCGATGGCATTGTGGGGGTTATTCTCTCCACTTCTAAAAACTATGCCACCGTTGTATCGCTACTCAATTTGAACTTTAAGGTTAGTGCGCGGCTAAAGCGTACCGGGTATTTCGGATCTCTATCATGGGATGGCAAGGATGCTCGGTTTATGAACCTTTCGGATATCCCTCAGCAGGCCAAAATAAAGATCGGCGATACGATTGAGACAACGGGATACTCAACGATTTTTCCAGAAGGTGTTTTCGTAGGGATTGTTGACTCGTACAAGGTGCAGGGGGGAAACTTCTTTCAACTGAAGGTGCGCTTGAAGTGCGACTTCAAAAAGTTGCGCTATGTGCAGGTGATATCCGATTTTAGAAAAAGAGAAAAAGAAACGTTAGAAAGCGCGGTGGCAAATGAAGAATAA
- the mreD gene encoding rod shape-determining protein MreD: MKNNLLKYTIIFIALVLVQQFVFNNIELNTYMNPYVYILFILVLPFNLNRSLLLLLSFVLGLTIDLLSGTLGLHAASCTLIGYLRPYLLSIFTSREDFEQELVPTIATYGLAWFVRYSAILIVIHHWVLFTLEAFTFANYAATMVRILLSSVLTLFFVILTEYAFSKQK, from the coding sequence ATGAAGAATAACCTCTTAAAATATACAATTATATTTATTGCGCTTGTTCTTGTGCAGCAGTTCGTGTTTAATAATATCGAGCTCAACACCTACATGAACCCCTACGTTTACATCCTCTTTATTCTGGTTCTACCCTTCAATCTTAATCGATCGTTGCTGCTGTTGCTGTCGTTTGTTTTGGGATTAACGATCGACCTGCTATCGGGAACGCTGGGGCTGCATGCGGCATCGTGTACTTTAATTGGCTACTTACGGCCCTACCTTCTTTCGATTTTTACCTCGCGCGAGGATTTTGAGCAGGAGCTGGTTCCGACTATAGCGACCTATGGGCTGGCTTGGTTTGTGCGCTATTCTGCAATTCTAATCGTGATCCATCATTGGGTGTTGTTTACGCTGGAGGCCTTTACCTTTGCCAACTACGCTGCAACCATGGTTAGGATTTTGCTCAGCTCTGTGCTAACCCTGTTCTTTGTGATACTTACCGAATACGCATTTTCTAAACAGAAATAG